The DNA sequence ttttgatcatCCAGGTGAGATAGCTAGGACACAGTAAACATGTATTAATTatggtttcatttttttcttcaacaaaCCAAGCCTTATTAtgcttttatttgttatttagtCTTAATTTCCGCCTTAACTACAGCTTTCGTCGAAATTGTTGAAACACTTTGAGGCATTAATTTTGCCCTCCTttagtattgttttgcaaaatGTGCTTTGAAATTGCAGTGAAAACAACCTTACaagaaggaaggaaaaaatgcaaaattctgAAATCTGTGTGTATCTGTCTTCAACACTGTCTGAAGTATTAATTATTGTagctttcaaaaaatgtttatcacTCAAAAGGTCATCAAAGGCAATGAGACATAAATAATGAAGCAGGGTGTGTACATGGAAGTCTTGCCACAATAAAgtttgaaacaataattttcaaactgaTAATAAAACTTtaacttttttaaacattttgcattGTCAAGATTTCTTTCGCTGTAATTTTGAACAATGAAGAGAGCAAAAAGGAATACCATATTTTAGGGAAAAAGTATTTAAGAAACATTTCTGTCACtcaatggaaaattttaataGAACGTTCTTAGCACAGGGGGTGTCAACTGAGAAATCTTGTGGGAATACCACTTGAAAGTAAATTCTTTGGCATTTTTGGTTAAATTGGTACAATTTCTACAAATCTCCTTATGAACAAAATGTCAagcaaagttgttttttttgtttatgaagTGTAGGTTTAAcaagcacaaaattaataatttgattttGCCTAATGAATTGAGACTTATTGTTATGCCaaacattttcacttcataATTTTAGTCTTGAGCTACGCGAATCTTGAAATATGCGACACGGTTCATGTGAATGTGaattaagaaattcaaaagtaTTGAAGTGATCATTGTTTTGTAAGTGACTTCTTTAgtttagttattttcattatGGTTGAAAATCTTAACAAGTTCCATCAGACACTGTTGGAACTAGTCTAGATCCATCCATAGGAAATGATGCAACTGGTAATATCCTTTTGCGTGGTCCTGTACTTGAATGTTGTTCTATATAGGTGGTGCAAATGATCCTTTTTGCTAATCTTTTTCAACCAtcggtgaaaaaaaaaattttgatcaaGACAAGAAGTTAGGAGTGATGGTTACAGTCTACCATAATATTAATGTACATTCGTGTACTTTTGAATTTCTAACAGATGCCTTTGATTCTGATAAGACTCTTGAAacattgcaaaaaataaaagcagcaGAGATTGTTGAGATTCCAGTGTATGATTCTGTCAATGCTACAGGGTAAGCAAACAAATTAACACTTATGGCAATAATTGCAATAAATATGatcatgataataataaagaggCACACAACTTATATTTTTCTGTTAGTTAATTCCAGAGAAAGGGTAGTCTAGTGGTTGAGGAAACTTCAAATCAATTTAgtcagaaaatgttttttttttggagagggaaaaaaccaaagtaCCTCCAGcaggaaaacattttttaagcagTGTGAAATTACCACAGTGTGTAATTCAATATtacaaagctgacatttctgGCATTaaagccctttgtcagagcaagTGGGTGCTAATTCTTGTACTAATCAATTAAATATTACACTTAcctcaaatgtgattggttaaaaGACCATGTATTTtgtactaataattattggcttCCTATCATTTAATCGGCCAGTTTGTAATCAGACAGTTTGTAACCGGACAGTTTGCAATCAGACAGTCTGTAATTAAAACTTAATGAACCAGTCACAAACTTCTATATAATCACCATAGCAACTACAACTAGGTCTTGAAAAccgaaattttaaacaaaatcaatttaCACCTTTCATCATCCTTTTGTCCTTTCTAAAATCTTTGGAAAATGTGATATTTATGATTAGTCGATACGAGGACTTCATGTTGTCCAAATctgtctgtaatcatactcttGATGAACAAATCAGACTCCTGCTTTGCAGTCTATTTTTGTTAATCACTTGTATGCTTACAGACTGAAGTGCACTCCaatcagtcctattaccattactgtaataataagtattagtatcacccaactagtggactaatgcaaatcctgcattttgattggctacgctactaggggtctaatagtaatagtcatcgagtagcgaaattcgccggtTCAGTtcggttttttcccctaacaaatatttcttcaatttgcatttgctaactctattattgcttttttctgtccgactagttggctgatactaaaacaattagacccttcgccctcaagggccacaaatcaatagcccattcggccttcggcctcatgggctattgactcatagccctttcgggctatgggtctaattgttaaatagtaattggaccgagtggagtacaattcagggagtaatcagGCAAGTAATTTCGAAATTAGAtcccaaaaaaaaagccattcaagtgcaactagcgtgagcttgatgacgcatactgtccaattactcaggcatgacgcgtacaactgtacaattacggctgaaatcaggcctgctgatgaccaatcagattcgagaattttgatatagttatgattataataataataataataataataataataatactataGCACTAGTAATATCTGAATTATTTAGATACTCAACCATGAtatgaaatcattttgaagaGGATGAGTGGTAGATTTTCTAGAGCTATGATATTTATATACACCTAggttcaaatgaaattcattgtGTCTTACTGATATTATTGGAATGTAcatttgttatatatttaagTGACTAGGAAAAAATGCTGTGATGAAAAGAAGAATGTCAGGAAAACTTggctttaaatttcttttcatttcccaGGAAATCAAGATCCATCTCTATATACCCAGCTGATGTGATCATGTTTGAAGGGATCTTGACGTTGTACTCTAAAGAAATACGAGATATGCTGGATATGAAGCTTTTTGTGGATTCAGACAGTGATACCAGGTTGTCAAGAAGAGGTAACATTATTTGTTGAAACTGGATGGTTTTTGGTTAATCACTTTCAATTAATGTTTATCATTATGTTTCTTGCTTCTATGCTTCAATAATTCATTGTAATTCTCAAGAAGAAATCATCATTAATCAGACTTGTACAATGATTGGAAAAACTATATCATAGGTTTTGTGAGATACATTATTTTGAACTTAAGTCTGGCTGACTTTAATAAAATGTCTCTTGGTTAGCAGTGATAGATGATAtcaatgcaaacaaaatacatCATGGTTTTTCTACCCATTAGACACACtattatagtaataattattgctactGGTAAATTTTGCTTGAATCATCTTCTGTATGCATGACATCTCACTGTAGGCGTAGCCTCAACACATTTTCCaaagaaagatgaaaactTGTGCCAGGTCTATGGCATTATATCGCCAGCTTACAGTGAATGTCACAAGGATCTTGGAGGCATACATGTAGACACACAGAGTGTAAAAGCCTGACACATTCGTTTTTACTTGCTTTATAGTAATTTAACCACTGCCTATAGGACATTTGCACTTTGGCATCATTTGACTTACACTTCCACAGTCTTTCAgctcttcctttttgttttcatttttgttgtgttaatATCTTAGggatgacaaaataaaaacagaaaaatcaaagaaaactcTGTTGTTTGTAATTAAATCAACTGCCTTTGCATCAGGAAATGTGCTTTCAAAGTATTTTTTGCATTCTTATCAATgcattttgtaaaattaataattagtaTTATTGTGCTAAATTACtgtatttacctgtgtataagtcaaccttttacagcctaaaaattCGTCCAAAAAATCACTcttgacttatacacgggtcaaaaactgagataaaaaaaaaatcaggacaaattttttgtgtaaCCATAGCGTacgagaaagaaaattctaagataaaagataactttttcaagaaaattcttacccagaaataaggaaaacctatttttggctgcaaaatggggggtcgacttatacatgggatcaacttatacacgggtaaatacagtACTCCAAGACTATTTTACACTTTTGATACATTACCGGTATATTCTTGACATTAACAACCTGAACATTCATTTGAAATATGATTATTAATTCTGCCTGAACAGTTATACGAGACACTCAAGAGCGAGGAAGAGATCTTGAACAAGTTTTAGCTACGTACACAAATTTTGTGAAACCAGCATTTGAGGAGTTTTGTCTTCCTGTAAGTAACTGTTCAGTTCTCAATTAAGCGCTATCATATGAtgctgcaaaaatgttttgattttgatgtGTAATCTTGGACAAAAGACATTCccattttttgtcttcttttgaCGATGACCTGAAATGAAATCCCACATTTCTGCCGCAAGCAATTAACACATTGTTGTTCATGATGCAGCAGGGAAGGCAAAAGTTTGCCAGTAGTGTTTTGCTTGCTTCAAATCACAGTATGTTGGTAACAGAGCATGACTCAAGGGGTCACATGCTAGCCTGCTCCCTCAAAATTCTCTGTCTACTCTAAATCTATTTGAGAGCCTTGATTTAGGACAAAGAGGACATGATACATTTTAAGCACACGTGCAAGATTGTGGCCTAATGTAAATCAGGGAATGAGATTCTAAAGTATGAAATTTGTTTGAAGGACACTTACCTTCACTTTGACCCCGGGGGGAGGGGAGTGTACTCCCTTAGAAATATGGCCTACATAGGTATGTGCTGCCCCAAAGGGTATGGTTTTTCAGcaattttggtcataaatagggtgtTGATTTAAGTCATTTTGCCACCATTTTGGCAGTTGATAGGGTATTGATTTTTGTACTCTACGCTTGAAttcgttatttttttcagaagcTACCTCTTCATCATGCCCTCCTGAAACAGGGTATTGAGATATGGGTCAGGTCATTAGCagggtatcaaatttttggcGAGGTCTCAAATAGGTTTAGGATAATTGCAGATTTTGGTCATAGAATTAATAGGGTAAGGGTTTTGGTAAGCAGGCTGCACACCATTCCCCAATTTTTTGGGAAGTACCCTGTTTCCCACCCTGAGACTTTGATACAATATTTGTGcattgttgttttaaatttcagacAAAAAAGTATGCTGATGTGATAATACCAAGGGGATCAGAAAATACAGGTGAGTACAAATCAGTGTAACAACAGGCATTGACCTCAATTTGATGAAACTTAAAAGACCTGTTAGATCAACTTAGATCAACTTTTTATTACAGCTggttttacattttttcttgcaaaaacAGTTATAGGAAGTTTTCAATCTCTAAGCTCACAGGTAATGATTACAATAGTGAAACTCTACCACTGCTGGTGGAGGAATATGAAAGCAGGAATTAAGAGACCTTTTGTACTcatccaccaacatggcggtaATGGCATCATATGACAGTAACCTAAAGTCAGTGTACCGTATCTATGATTTTTGAGATTTTGTTAGAGAAAAGACAGGGGATGGactgaatttgtttttcctgGAACAGACCATGTGGTTTGCAATATTATAGAAATTCGTCGTCCAAAACATATTAGTAgtgtgtttttgttgctgaGATAAAAGGTAATTTACAGGTTAAACAAAACGTTTGGCACATATGGAGTCCGTTTGCAAAAGTGTCATTAggcaaatttgattgtttagtgtttgaaatgctttataTTAAGATTAACTCAAACCTTATCTGAACGTGCAAACAGACTCCATATGAGataaaaggtattttttatatttaaagCCAGAAAGCTTTTGCTTTTATGAGCTGCATTAGGTACACGTTAAGATAGCAAAGCATCTCAGTTTGtttagaaactaaactttCATTTGGTTGTAATACACGACTGAACTCTGGTTTGCCACTGGACTTTTCCTAAGCTGAGGTCATAACCTGTTTTACATGCAACAATTCCTGCCCTTTCTCctgtattttaataataattcaacTACTTTTTATCATCAGTAAGAAGacaaacacaatttttttatttgtgcaGGATATTATTAGGTTGAATATAAGGCTAAAATTTTGACTTGTGTTATTATAAGTCAACCAGCATGCAGGAGTTATTATTGACGGTAAATTATTGTGCAAGTTTGAATAAATCTCACACAGTTTCATTTgggttttcttgtttttgttcccttcctttttgtttgcttgtggATCTAATGCTTTTGTTATGATTGTTACTTTATTATGAAAAGGAGAACAAGCATAAAAACTATTGTTGATAAGCTAAGTTGCACCTTGTagtctgtttttattttattttattttattttatttcagttgcAATCGGCCTTATTGTGCAGCACATCAAAGATATTTTGAGTGGAAACACGACTAGTGAAATCAATGGCGCAATAATTGATTCTTCAACACGGCAGAGACACCACTCTGACTCAAGTATGATTTCATCCAGACCACACTGAAGAATTGAATAACCAGAGCTCTGCAAATTCTGCTGAAATTACCTCCTTCACCTGCACCTTGTAAAatgatataataattattaatattgtttcttAACATTATTGATAAtgtattaatgataataataattaatgttattattaattcATATCAATAACAATACCATAATTATCAACATTAATAAGAAGCTATTAATGGTTTGTTTGGATTCCTTAATTACTTACATTTATTGGTatgtcaaacaaaataaatgcaataGAGTGAAAGCTAAAAGTAACCATTTTGATTTAATGTCACATCTAAAGGCAAGTTAAATCAAAGATTTACTTGATCTGTGagactaaaattaataataattatttaagatTGCcttagtaattattattattgtaacttTATCTCTtgttcaaaaaaaaagttagttAAGTGCAGTACTTGTTAAGTATAATTACCACATTCTGTTAACATTAAAGTAAAAGGGTTTGTGATAAAGTAAAGAGTGATGCACAATTTCTTTACCACTTTAATCACTTTGTGTAGGAAAAATGGCACGTGCacattgaaatatttttgtgtgtaaaaTATACCCTTGCTCCTTTTCAAAAcacattgcatttttttattgtaatctTTTCTAAAATCTTCAAAACTTAGGAAAAATGAAGCatcaattaaaaattattgatgCTTCATGTGTGTTTTGCGACCAAGTCAGACTgggtgtgggtcttttcctgatttgacagtgcaacttaatttgagtacATGTTTACAAGGATTGGATGCGACACAAATCAGCAACAGACCATGCCCTTTGTGAAAAGTGTTGATTATTAATAGTATTGTTTTGAAGCCCATGAAATGTCAGCATTTGGTAGATAAAGAAATTGAGAGATGGAATTGCTTTGAACTGGCGCAAGGATGTATTTTACCCAAACAATATTTTGGGGTTAGGTGTGCTTTAACACAGACTtgggttttttctttttcaccaaATTGTGCAAACAGATTTGTGGAGCTTCACGTTTTAGTtggttttcttaaaaaaaaaaaaaaaagaaagaaaaaaatcatttgttAATATTATTGACAGATTGGCATTCATGTACTGAATAAGTAGAGTATAGTTTTATTCAGATGTTAAACATTCCAAGACATAAGGTGTGACAAGGCAGGCCTGTCACAACAGTGCGGATGTTATGCTAATGTAATGGGTGTaaagtttgttttaatttttatcagagaATTCGAAATTCAAGAGGAAATATTTATAGTTCACAATGGTTATTTACCCGTAGTAGTTTATCTATATCACAGCTGAAATATTCAAATGAAACTGGTGTATCCTAAGCCCTATTTTACCCCTGATTTTTTCATTATGCTATTAAAACAAGACCACATGTTGATCAATAATTGGTGGCCAAAAAACTCGTAGTGTTTGCTAATGGGTGATCTGGTAGGTCCAGTGCTTTGCGAAGGTTCATTTGAAATTACAAATGTTTTTGGACAAAGCAATGGTAGCAaatcagtttttctttctttcgagTTTGTAAATGTTAggctctcttttcttttccaggcTTTTGTGTTCTAAGAGATGACTGTCGTTCTGTTTGATGAGTTTGTAATATTGTCAAGATTGAGCCACGGCAATTTTGTAGTGACGAGTTAATTTATTGAATATTGTGCTTTTGAGAGCTGTTGTTTGTACGAGTGTAATGGAGGAGTAGAGGAATAAAAGaacatgtttctttttttagtgcAGTGGTTTTGGATgaatttttgaacaaaaaaaacactttctaCAGGCGAGAGGGTGCGGTCCAACGATGTGATGGGCCAAACGAGCGCCGGAGGTGCGAGCCTCCAGGGTAATGCGTGCGCACGCTCCTCCgcgaaattttgaaaattaggtTGTCTGAGCCTGCATTTTGAATCTCAAGATTTCTAAGCTGAgcacaagttaaaaaaaaggcttacttattgtttttatttttttcgcaaGAGGAGAAAACTGCTGCcccctggaaaaaaaatcctctCGGAGCAGACTAGAGAACCTATAACGGAGCAACGAACAACAGTACAGATCACTTGCAGGCCCGTAGCAAGCACAAAATGATAAGGGGGGCGGAGCGAGTGGCCCGCATTAACTCCCCCCTGCTTCGGTCCATCGGTTAAAGCGTACTTCTTGGTACATGTCAGATCACTACACTTGTCTACAATACCTTTTGTTCTTGTCTCAAATTTTCCGTTTGTTATGACTTTGACGAAATAGAGAACTTTTTTGGGATATCATTCGTAGAAAAAACAATTGCTTTCGGTTTTCTTTCTCCCCCACGAAGTCATTAGCTACGTCTACAAGGGTCGGAGCATCTGTTCCGTCCTTATGAACACGCAACATCTTGTAGTGGTTCAGTCTAGAGTCATCCGTTGTTGAACTCAAATACGTCTTCCAAAGCCTTAAAGCTGAAAACGATCTTTCACTAACGGCATTGGTTGCTGtttgaaatgatctttttgttggatTCTTACTCCAGAGggtctttgaaattttttggttggtttGGAGTATCTTTGGAGTATACATACGTTTACGAAGACCTTGTCGTTTCCAGTTTGCCGGCTATTGTTATGGATGGttccaaatcattttcatttcagtgtttttctttGACTCGGGTTGTTTCTTCAACTACACAAGGCTCTGTGTCACTAGTGCATGGTCTTACCCACGATAAAAGTGTTCCCTACTTGTTTTCAACACCTCAATCAAGATCTCAACAACTaactgaaattcttatccacttgttgaagaaacttgccccagtaaatgacatcagCGGCGTGTTGTATTTAGTCGACCCTGTGTGGATATTTTCTCCGCGAATATGGAAAGAACTTCAGTTCTTgggtagctgcgcatgcgccaacaaaataccaaagcaacagtacctctggacgtggtgccagagcgtcgtaccgaacgatgctccccgagatttcggcccggaggtcgcttttggagccaagtttcagatacctgtcgccaggcagggagggagagaaatgtcggcccctagaccatttGGGACATATCtctttcgtccactcagctcgaaAGTTACATGGTAGCAAtttcctatatatacaacagcattctagttatttcctccatgtcgTACGTTCAAGTACGTCTTATGGTCGTGCATATATATTTAACGATTGCGCATGCATTCTTGCAGAAACACTCTCATTTatggttcagagccattataagtcttgtgtttttccatatggtacgcgTTGGTGCACactggcacaaaatacatgacatccaCGCATTTGCATTcgtacaaacaaaatagtccgttatctcgtttggatttctttttcggcgGCTCTTGTGAAGACATAAGACTTCCAATATAAACGCGGAAAAGCCTAAGTTTTACTCTAGTACAGTAGTATATTTTACACTGGCGGACCTCTTAGAAACCAATAAAGTCCAAGAGGCCAAGTTCTGGGATtgtcattggtgcatttcgatccattttgcttctgtctatttcgatgaaaaataagcagatattTGAAAGCTCTTGGTCCTATTTAGCAGAGCAAAACTACCATTTCGTTTCTTCACACAATTTTAAATTGCACAGGAAAACAACATTACGTAATCTTACTATGATCGACATTTTTTGGAAATTGTAGCTTCCATTGACAGCTGTCCATTTTAGTaagcaaaattccacttttgtagcggaatttaattcaaatctgaaaatctCCGAGCTCCCCTCCTGCCTCTCTCCCTGTTACGGGCCTGACTTGACCGTACAAATGAATGTCAGTGACAAAGATGAGTTAGAATGGAGAACACCTCGCTTTCGGTTTCTTTGAGTTAACCATTGTAAAAAAAGTCAttgtcaaaagcaaatttgagcCAAAAGTCATGCATGGACGCCATCAAATAAGCCAAGTGGGATCAAACGAAATACCTACAGCCAGCGCTGGCCGCGGCAAACTAGAGCAAATTACTTCCGGTTAACGTCTTTCCTCTCTCtgtctctctctccctctctctctctctctcaacGAAGCAGACTCCAAATTGGATGAGAATAATCGCACTGCCAATCGCTGTaaaatagagcagttttcaaatgaatgtcaaaaataattacGCTGATGCAATTGCTACGcttggtgattggcttaaaagtcTCGCGccaatttttcaatcaaacCAATGGCGCTTTGTACGCGCCATTTTTCCCgggctttgagcaagttacaggtaattgtgAGGAATTcagattggttcatcgcgttGTTTGCTTCTGTTGTGATTTGTCTAAGTAATTTCTTCGGTATTGATTTTTcatagtcatttgaaaattgctctaaAGCAAATACGAACAACGTTTTTGCCCAACTGAAAAGCTCTTTATAGAGAAGAGAACTGATTTCTAATTTATTCATTACAAAGGCTAATTAGGCTTTAATATTTGCGAGTTATTGAAACGTAATAATGTTATAATTATAAGTTCTCAGAGAGTGTCTACCTTTATTAAACATTAATTGGTTCGAAATCTTGCTCTGTTACTAAATCGACTGTGCTGAGCACGGCAAGATCGACAGAGGCAGCCAGTGTAGTGTGGAGATCGCCGCCTAGCTTTGTGGTCGAAAATGTCGCGCCCAAAACGCAGGCGACGTATGGCTTCAGATGATGCTAGCGACAATGGTGATTCTGCTTCTTGTAGTGGCTCCGTTTCTAAAATAGGTTGGTTTATCTTTTTGTTTAGAAGTTAAGCCTGcatggcaattttatttttgctttcgCGAAAACATTTGATGCACGGGCAAAGTGGAATTAAGTGCCTAAGGATGGTGCGAGGAACACACTCGTATTTGGGTGTATATCACATCACGTGACAAAATAGAGGAGCATTGCACCCTCTAGAATGCGGGTAGTGTGCAATCAGCGAGAGGCAAACGAG is a window from the Acropora palmata chromosome 1, jaAcrPala1.3, whole genome shotgun sequence genome containing:
- the LOC141876123 gene encoding uridine-cytidine kinase 2-A-like, which encodes MASVTDLIQMRRDMIKDTPPKPFLIGVAGGSASGKSTVCAKIMEQLGQEGVETNKRRVVIVSQESFYKELSKDEAEVARKGNFNFDHPDAFDSDKTLETLQKIKAAEIVEIPVYDSVNATGKSRSISIYPADVIMFEGILTLYSKEIRDMLDMKLFVDSDSDTRLSRRVIRDTQERGRDLEQVLATYTNFVKPAFEEFCLPTKKYADVIIPRGSENTVAIGLIVQHIKDILSGNTTSEINGAIIDSSTRQRHHSDSSMISSRPH